The Canis lupus baileyi chromosome 11, mCanLup2.hap1, whole genome shotgun sequence genome includes a window with the following:
- the PHETA2 gene encoding sesquipedalian-2 isoform X4 produces the protein MPAHFTDEDTEPQGTQQVEATGLRPRSPPGPAFFAQQGHRAAFSSDLWPPSPLTVLIGAMKLNERSVAHYALSDSPADHTGFLRTWGGAGTPPTPSGAGRRCWFVLKGNLLFSFESRESRAPLSLVVLEGCTVELAEAPVSEEFAFAIRFDAPGVRPHLLAADGPAAQEAWVKALSRASFGYMRLVVRELESQLRDARHSLALRRHSSWKAGPGHQKPQAPERPSPGPENGHPVSKDCRPEDLVEERGSRPAGRGLAEWQGPAGLFLGRRQSPSLPETSYFSMLHNWYGQEIVELRQRWLQRAWASRPERENRDGH, from the coding sequence ATGccagcccatttcacagatgaagacactgagccTCAGGGCACACAGCAAGTAGAGGCCACAGGGCTGAGGCCCAGGTCTCCTCCAGGGCCAGCCTTCTTTGCCCAACAGGGGCACAGAGCTGCCTTCTCCTCTGACCTGTGGCCACCGTCTCCCCTCACAGTGCTTATAGGAGCCATGAAGCTGAACGAGAGGAGTGTGGCCCACTACGCACTGAGCGACTCCCCGGCAGACCACACGGGCTTCCTGCGCACTTGGGGGGGTGCAGGGACTCCGCCGACCCCCAGTGGCGCTGGCCGAAGGTGCTGGTTTGTCCTCAAAGGCAACCTGCTGTTCTCCTTTGAGAGTAGGGAGAGCCGGGCCCCGCTGAGCCTGGTGGTGCTGGAGGGCTGCACAGTGGAGCTGGCCGAGGCTCCCGTGTCTGAGGAGTTCGCCTTCGCCATCCGCTTCGACGCCCCTGGCGTGCGCCCACACCTGCTGGCGGCAGATGGGCCGGCggcccaggaggcctgggtgAAGGCACTGTCCAGGGCGAGCTTCGGCTACATGCGCCTGGTGGTGCGCGAGCTGGAGAGCCAACTGCGCGACGCCCGCCACAGCCTGGCCTTGCGTCGCCACTCATCCTGGAAGGCTGGTCCCGGCCACCAAAAGCCCCAGGCTCCTGAGCGCCCGTCTCCGGGCCCAGAAAACGGCCACCCCGTCTCCAAGGATTGCCGGCCCGAGGACCTGGTTGAAGAAAGGGGCAGCAGGCCAGCCGGCCGGGGCTTGGCCGAGTGGCAGGGCCCTGCCGGCCTCTTCCTGGGCAGGCGGCAGAGCCCCTCGCTCCCCGAGACCTCCTACTTCTCGATGCTGCACAACTGGTACGGCCAGGAGATCGTGGAGCTGAGGCAGAGGTGGCTGCAGAGGGCCTGGGCCAGCCGGCCGGAGCGCGAGAATCGGGATGGGCACTGA
- the PHETA2 gene encoding sesquipedalian-2 isoform X2, giving the protein MEGRVRGPSVLSEGPFPMGCMLEVTRAASRGVLPYTPGLGIVLCPRNHVIKGPSCVARPERPLPSCWELCGCINPLHASRSGTGILSFSLGSLISSFLHDPPNHHLREESGMPAHFTDEDTEPQGTQQVEATGLRPRSPPGPAFFAQQGHRAAFSSDLWPPSPLTVLIGAMKLNERSVAHYALSDSPADHTGFLRTWGGAGTPPTPSGAGRRCWFVLKGNLLFSFESRESRAPLSLVVLEGCTVELAEAPVSEEFAFAIRFDAPGVRPHLLAADGPAAQEAWVKALSRASFGYMRLVVRELESQLRDARHSLALRRHSSWKAGPGHQKPQAPERPSPGPENGHPVSKDCRPEDLVEERGSRPAGRGLAEWQGPAGLFLGRRQSPSLPETSYFSMLHNWYGQEIVELRQRWLQRAWASRPERENRDGH; this is encoded by the exons ATGGAGGGGCGAGTCCGGGGCCCGTCCG TACTTTCCGAGGGCCCCTTCCCGATGGGCTGCATGTTGGAGGTCACACGGGCAGCCAGTCGAGGAGTCCTGCCCTACACGCCGGGGCTGGGGATAGTGCT gtgccccaggaatcaTGTAATCAAAGGGCCGAGCTGTGTGGCCAGACCAGAGAGGCCCCTGCCCTCTTGCTGGGAGCTCTGTGG CTGTATCAACCCCCTCCATGCCTCCCGGTCTGGAACAGGCATATTATCCTTCTCTCTGGGTTCTCTGATATCCAGTTTTTTGCATGATCCTCCCAATCACCATTTGAGAGAAGAGTCAGGGATGccagcccatttcacagatgaagacactgagccTCAGGGCACACAGCAAGTAGAGGCCACAGGGCTGAGGCCCAGGTCTCCTCCAGGGCCAGCCTTCTTTGCCCAACAGGGGCACAGAGCTGCCTTCTCCTCTGACCTGTGGCCACCGTCTCCCCTCACAGTGCTTATAGGAGCCATGAAGCTGAACGAGAGGAGTGTGGCCCACTACGCACTGAGCGACTCCCCGGCAGACCACACGGGCTTCCTGCGCACTTGGGGGGGTGCAGGGACTCCGCCGACCCCCAGTGGCGCTGGCCGAAGGTGCTGGTTTGTCCTCAAAGGCAACCTGCTGTTCTCCTTTGAGAGTAGGGAGAGCCGGGCCCCGCTGAGCCTGGTGGTGCTGGAGGGCTGCACAGTGGAGCTGGCCGAGGCTCCCGTGTCTGAGGAGTTCGCCTTCGCCATCCGCTTCGACGCCCCTGGCGTGCGCCCACACCTGCTGGCGGCAGATGGGCCGGCggcccaggaggcctgggtgAAGGCACTGTCCAGGGCGAGCTTCGGCTACATGCGCCTGGTGGTGCGCGAGCTGGAGAGCCAACTGCGCGACGCCCGCCACAGCCTGGCCTTGCGTCGCCACTCATCCTGGAAGGCTGGTCCCGGCCACCAAAAGCCCCAGGCTCCTGAGCGCCCGTCTCCGGGCCCAGAAAACGGCCACCCCGTCTCCAAGGATTGCCGGCCCGAGGACCTGGTTGAAGAAAGGGGCAGCAGGCCAGCCGGCCGGGGCTTGGCCGAGTGGCAGGGCCCTGCCGGCCTCTTCCTGGGCAGGCGGCAGAGCCCCTCGCTCCCCGAGACCTCCTACTTCTCGATGCTGCACAACTGGTACGGCCAGGAGATCGTGGAGCTGAGGCAGAGGTGGCTGCAGAGGGCCTGGGCCAGCCGGCCGGAGCGCGAGAATCGGGATGGGCACTGA
- the PHETA2 gene encoding sesquipedalian-2 isoform X3: MGCMLEVTRAASRGVLPYTPGLGIVLCPRNHVIKGPSCVARPERPLPSCWELCGCINPLHASRSGTGILSFSLGSLISSFLHDPPNHHLREESGMPAHFTDEDTEPQGTQQVEATGLRPRSPPGPAFFAQQGHRAAFSSDLWPPSPLTVLIGAMKLNERSVAHYALSDSPADHTGFLRTWGGAGTPPTPSGAGRRCWFVLKGNLLFSFESRESRAPLSLVVLEGCTVELAEAPVSEEFAFAIRFDAPGVRPHLLAADGPAAQEAWVKALSRASFGYMRLVVRELESQLRDARHSLALRRHSSWKAGPGHQKPQAPERPSPGPENGHPVSKDCRPEDLVEERGSRPAGRGLAEWQGPAGLFLGRRQSPSLPETSYFSMLHNWYGQEIVELRQRWLQRAWASRPERENRDGH; this comes from the exons ATGGGCTGCATGTTGGAGGTCACACGGGCAGCCAGTCGAGGAGTCCTGCCCTACACGCCGGGGCTGGGGATAGTGCT gtgccccaggaatcaTGTAATCAAAGGGCCGAGCTGTGTGGCCAGACCAGAGAGGCCCCTGCCCTCTTGCTGGGAGCTCTGTGG CTGTATCAACCCCCTCCATGCCTCCCGGTCTGGAACAGGCATATTATCCTTCTCTCTGGGTTCTCTGATATCCAGTTTTTTGCATGATCCTCCCAATCACCATTTGAGAGAAGAGTCAGGGATGccagcccatttcacagatgaagacactgagccTCAGGGCACACAGCAAGTAGAGGCCACAGGGCTGAGGCCCAGGTCTCCTCCAGGGCCAGCCTTCTTTGCCCAACAGGGGCACAGAGCTGCCTTCTCCTCTGACCTGTGGCCACCGTCTCCCCTCACAGTGCTTATAGGAGCCATGAAGCTGAACGAGAGGAGTGTGGCCCACTACGCACTGAGCGACTCCCCGGCAGACCACACGGGCTTCCTGCGCACTTGGGGGGGTGCAGGGACTCCGCCGACCCCCAGTGGCGCTGGCCGAAGGTGCTGGTTTGTCCTCAAAGGCAACCTGCTGTTCTCCTTTGAGAGTAGGGAGAGCCGGGCCCCGCTGAGCCTGGTGGTGCTGGAGGGCTGCACAGTGGAGCTGGCCGAGGCTCCCGTGTCTGAGGAGTTCGCCTTCGCCATCCGCTTCGACGCCCCTGGCGTGCGCCCACACCTGCTGGCGGCAGATGGGCCGGCggcccaggaggcctgggtgAAGGCACTGTCCAGGGCGAGCTTCGGCTACATGCGCCTGGTGGTGCGCGAGCTGGAGAGCCAACTGCGCGACGCCCGCCACAGCCTGGCCTTGCGTCGCCACTCATCCTGGAAGGCTGGTCCCGGCCACCAAAAGCCCCAGGCTCCTGAGCGCCCGTCTCCGGGCCCAGAAAACGGCCACCCCGTCTCCAAGGATTGCCGGCCCGAGGACCTGGTTGAAGAAAGGGGCAGCAGGCCAGCCGGCCGGGGCTTGGCCGAGTGGCAGGGCCCTGCCGGCCTCTTCCTGGGCAGGCGGCAGAGCCCCTCGCTCCCCGAGACCTCCTACTTCTCGATGCTGCACAACTGGTACGGCCAGGAGATCGTGGAGCTGAGGCAGAGGTGGCTGCAGAGGGCCTGGGCCAGCCGGCCGGAGCGCGAGAATCGGGATGGGCACTGA
- the PHETA2 gene encoding sesquipedalian-2 isoform X1: MEGRVRGPSVCLPLECRLQEGGTALSIVAFSAISVLSEGPFPMGCMLEVTRAASRGVLPYTPGLGIVLCPRNHVIKGPSCVARPERPLPSCWELCGCINPLHASRSGTGILSFSLGSLISSFLHDPPNHHLREESGMPAHFTDEDTEPQGTQQVEATGLRPRSPPGPAFFAQQGHRAAFSSDLWPPSPLTVLIGAMKLNERSVAHYALSDSPADHTGFLRTWGGAGTPPTPSGAGRRCWFVLKGNLLFSFESRESRAPLSLVVLEGCTVELAEAPVSEEFAFAIRFDAPGVRPHLLAADGPAAQEAWVKALSRASFGYMRLVVRELESQLRDARHSLALRRHSSWKAGPGHQKPQAPERPSPGPENGHPVSKDCRPEDLVEERGSRPAGRGLAEWQGPAGLFLGRRQSPSLPETSYFSMLHNWYGQEIVELRQRWLQRAWASRPERENRDGH, from the exons ATGGAGGGGCGAGTCCGGGGCCCGTCCG TGTGTCTCCCGCTGGAATGTAGGCTCCAGGAGGGAGGGACTGCTTTGTCCATCGTTGCATTCTCGGCTATTTCAGTACTTTCCGAGGGCCCCTTCCCGATGGGCTGCATGTTGGAGGTCACACGGGCAGCCAGTCGAGGAGTCCTGCCCTACACGCCGGGGCTGGGGATAGTGCT gtgccccaggaatcaTGTAATCAAAGGGCCGAGCTGTGTGGCCAGACCAGAGAGGCCCCTGCCCTCTTGCTGGGAGCTCTGTGG CTGTATCAACCCCCTCCATGCCTCCCGGTCTGGAACAGGCATATTATCCTTCTCTCTGGGTTCTCTGATATCCAGTTTTTTGCATGATCCTCCCAATCACCATTTGAGAGAAGAGTCAGGGATGccagcccatttcacagatgaagacactgagccTCAGGGCACACAGCAAGTAGAGGCCACAGGGCTGAGGCCCAGGTCTCCTCCAGGGCCAGCCTTCTTTGCCCAACAGGGGCACAGAGCTGCCTTCTCCTCTGACCTGTGGCCACCGTCTCCCCTCACAGTGCTTATAGGAGCCATGAAGCTGAACGAGAGGAGTGTGGCCCACTACGCACTGAGCGACTCCCCGGCAGACCACACGGGCTTCCTGCGCACTTGGGGGGGTGCAGGGACTCCGCCGACCCCCAGTGGCGCTGGCCGAAGGTGCTGGTTTGTCCTCAAAGGCAACCTGCTGTTCTCCTTTGAGAGTAGGGAGAGCCGGGCCCCGCTGAGCCTGGTGGTGCTGGAGGGCTGCACAGTGGAGCTGGCCGAGGCTCCCGTGTCTGAGGAGTTCGCCTTCGCCATCCGCTTCGACGCCCCTGGCGTGCGCCCACACCTGCTGGCGGCAGATGGGCCGGCggcccaggaggcctgggtgAAGGCACTGTCCAGGGCGAGCTTCGGCTACATGCGCCTGGTGGTGCGCGAGCTGGAGAGCCAACTGCGCGACGCCCGCCACAGCCTGGCCTTGCGTCGCCACTCATCCTGGAAGGCTGGTCCCGGCCACCAAAAGCCCCAGGCTCCTGAGCGCCCGTCTCCGGGCCCAGAAAACGGCCACCCCGTCTCCAAGGATTGCCGGCCCGAGGACCTGGTTGAAGAAAGGGGCAGCAGGCCAGCCGGCCGGGGCTTGGCCGAGTGGCAGGGCCCTGCCGGCCTCTTCCTGGGCAGGCGGCAGAGCCCCTCGCTCCCCGAGACCTCCTACTTCTCGATGCTGCACAACTGGTACGGCCAGGAGATCGTGGAGCTGAGGCAGAGGTGGCTGCAGAGGGCCTGGGCCAGCCGGCCGGAGCGCGAGAATCGGGATGGGCACTGA
- the PHETA2 gene encoding sesquipedalian-2 isoform X5, whose product MKLNERSVAHYALSDSPADHTGFLRTWGGAGTPPTPSGAGRRCWFVLKGNLLFSFESRESRAPLSLVVLEGCTVELAEAPVSEEFAFAIRFDAPGVRPHLLAADGPAAQEAWVKALSRASFGYMRLVVRELESQLRDARHSLALRRHSSWKAGPGHQKPQAPERPSPGPENGHPVSKDCRPEDLVEERGSRPAGRGLAEWQGPAGLFLGRRQSPSLPETSYFSMLHNWYGQEIVELRQRWLQRAWASRPERENRDGH is encoded by the coding sequence ATGAAGCTGAACGAGAGGAGTGTGGCCCACTACGCACTGAGCGACTCCCCGGCAGACCACACGGGCTTCCTGCGCACTTGGGGGGGTGCAGGGACTCCGCCGACCCCCAGTGGCGCTGGCCGAAGGTGCTGGTTTGTCCTCAAAGGCAACCTGCTGTTCTCCTTTGAGAGTAGGGAGAGCCGGGCCCCGCTGAGCCTGGTGGTGCTGGAGGGCTGCACAGTGGAGCTGGCCGAGGCTCCCGTGTCTGAGGAGTTCGCCTTCGCCATCCGCTTCGACGCCCCTGGCGTGCGCCCACACCTGCTGGCGGCAGATGGGCCGGCggcccaggaggcctgggtgAAGGCACTGTCCAGGGCGAGCTTCGGCTACATGCGCCTGGTGGTGCGCGAGCTGGAGAGCCAACTGCGCGACGCCCGCCACAGCCTGGCCTTGCGTCGCCACTCATCCTGGAAGGCTGGTCCCGGCCACCAAAAGCCCCAGGCTCCTGAGCGCCCGTCTCCGGGCCCAGAAAACGGCCACCCCGTCTCCAAGGATTGCCGGCCCGAGGACCTGGTTGAAGAAAGGGGCAGCAGGCCAGCCGGCCGGGGCTTGGCCGAGTGGCAGGGCCCTGCCGGCCTCTTCCTGGGCAGGCGGCAGAGCCCCTCGCTCCCCGAGACCTCCTACTTCTCGATGCTGCACAACTGGTACGGCCAGGAGATCGTGGAGCTGAGGCAGAGGTGGCTGCAGAGGGCCTGGGCCAGCCGGCCGGAGCGCGAGAATCGGGATGGGCACTGA
- the NAGA gene encoding alpha-N-acetylgalactosaminidase translates to MLLKTVVLLALVAQVLVLENGLLRKPPMGWLAWERFRCNTDCDEDPKNCISERLFLEMADHLAQDGWRDLGYTYLNIDDCWIGGRDAKGHLIPDPKRFPNGIAFLADYAHSLGLKLGIYEDMGNFTCMGYPGTTLDKVIQDAQTFAEWKVDMLKLDGCFSTPEERAKGYPMMAAALNATGRPIAFSCSWPAYEGGLPPKVNYTLLTEICNVWRNYDDIQDSWSSVLSILDWFVDNQDILQPVAGPGHWNDPDMLLIGNFGLSFEQARAQMALWTVLAAPLFMSTDLRTISAQNMDILQNPLMIKINQDPLGIQGRRILKEKFHIEVFMRPLASEASALVFFSRRTDIPYHYHSSLAQLNFNSSDTYEAQNVYTGDVISGLHSTTNFTVTINPSGVVMWYLYPIRKLGTPQH, encoded by the exons ATGTTGCTGAAGACAG TGGTCTTGCTGGCCCTGGTGGCCCAGGTGCTGGTGCTAGAGAACGGGCTCCTGCGGAAGCCACCTATGGGCTGGCTGGCTTGGGAACGCTTTCGCTGCAACACTGACTGTGATGAGGACCCGAAGAACTGCATCAG TGAGCGGCTCTTCTTGGAGATGGCCGACCACCTGGCACAGGATGGATGGCGGGACCTAGGCTACACATACCTTAACATCGACGACTGCTGGATTGGTGGGCGTGACGCTAAAGGCCACCTGATACCTGACCCAAAGCGCTTCCCCAACGGCATTGCCTTCCTGGCTGACTAT GCTCACTCCCTGGGTCTGAAGCTGGGCATCTACGAGGACATGGGCAACTTCACTTGCATGGGCTACCCAGGCACCACGCTAGACAAGGTGATTCAGGATGCTCAAACCTTTGCCGAGTGGAAGGTGGACATGCTGAAGTTGGATGGCTGCTTTTCGACCCCCGAGGAGCGGGCCAAGG GGTACCCCATGATGGCAGCTGCCCTGAATGCCACAGGCCGCCCCATTGCCTTCTCCTGCAGTTGGCCAGCCTATGAAGGGGGACTTCCTCCAAAG GTGAACTACACTCTGCTGACAGAAATCTGCAACGTCTGGCGCAACTATGACGACATCCAGGACTCCTGGAGTAGTGTGCTCTCCATCCTGGACTGGTTTGTGGACAACCAGGACATACTGCAGCCGGTGGCAGGCCCCGGGCACTGGAATGACCCAGACATG CTGCTCATAGGGAACTTTGGCCTCAGTTTTGAGCAAGCCCGGGCCCAGATGGCCCTATGGACGGTGCTAGCAGCCCCCCTCTTCATGTCCACGGACCTGCGTACCATCTCTGCCCAGAACATGGACATTCTGCAGAATCCACTCATGATTAAAATCAACCAGGATCCCTTGGGCATCCAGGGACGCAGGATTCTCAAG GAAAAATTCCACATTGAAGTGTTCATGCGGCCCCTGGCCAGTGAGGCCAGCGCCTTAGTCTTCTTCAGCCGCCGGACGGATATACCGTATCACTACCACTCATCCCTCGCCCAGCTGAACTTCAACAGCTCCGACACGTATGAG GCCCAGAACGTCTACACAGGTGATGTCATCAGTGGTCTCCACTCTACAACCAACTTCACAGTGACCATCAACCCCTCAGGGGTAGTGATGTGGTACCTGTATCCCATCAGGAAGCTGGGGACGCCCCAGCACTAA